The following proteins are encoded in a genomic region of Hippocampus zosterae strain Florida chromosome 2, ASM2543408v3, whole genome shotgun sequence:
- the gabrd gene encoding gamma-aminobutyric acid receptor subunit delta: MDLSNFLLSTLALLLGGRDLFTRAMLSDIGDYVGTDIEISWLPNLDELMKGYARNFRPGIGGPPVNVAMAIEVTSIDHISEANMEYTMTVFLRQSWHDDRLSYNHTNKTLGLDSRFVDKLWLPDTFIVNAKSAWFHDVTVENKLIRLQPNGVILYSSRITSTVACDMDLTKYPMDEQECMLDLESYGYSSEDIVYHWSESQSHIHGLDKLELSQFTITDYRFVTEIMNFKSAGRFPRLSLRFQLRRNRGVYIIQSYMPSILLVAMSWVSFWISQSAVPARVSLGITTVLTMTTLMVSARSSLPRASAIKALDVYFWICYVFVFAALIEYAFAHYNADYRLKEKAKVKASKLGSESIVKNGKQAMVLFSLSVTGMNQGVVISNRHNRAQRSSSEIPGEAVSEESESSRRSRQMRESEEEKKKCCSKCVCKPIDADTIDIYARAVFPFTFAVVNVIYWVAYTM, from the exons GGCCATGCTGAGTGACATTGGGGACTATGTAGGTACAGACATTGAAATATCCTGGTTACCTAACCTGGATGAGCTCATGAAGGGCTATGCCAGAAACTTTCGCCCTGGGATAGGAG GTCCGCCGGTGAACGTGGCCATGGCGATCGAAGTGACAAGTATTGATCACATCTCCGAAGCCAACATG GAATACACTATGACCGTGTTCCTGCGGCAGAGCTGGCACGATGACCGCCTGTCCTACAACCACACCAACAAGACGCTGGGATTGGACAGTCGCTTCGTCGACAAGCTTTGGCTGCCCGACACCTTCATCGTCAATGCCAAATCGGCTTGGTTCCACGACGTTACTGTGGAGAACAAACTCATACGTCTGCAGCCCAACGGTGTCATTCTATACAGCAGCCG AATCACCTCGACGGTGGCATGTGACATGGACCTGACAAAGTATCCCATGGATGAACAGGAGTGCATGCTTGACCTGGAAAGCT ACGGGTACTCCTCAGAGGATATTGTGTACCATTGGTCGGAAAGTCAGAGTCACATTCACGGGCTGGACAAACTGGAACTGTCACAGTTCACCATCACAGACTATCGGTTTGTCACGGAGATTATGAATTTCAAATCTG cgggAAGATTTCCAAGGCTCAGCCTTCGCTTCCAGCTGAGACGGAACCGAGGAGTGTACATCATCCAGTCATACATGCCTTCCATTTTGCTGGTTGCCATGTCCTGGGTGTCCTTTTGGATCAGCCAATCAGCAGTCCCTGCTCGTGTGTCCTTAG GCATCACGACCGTTCTCACCATGACCACCCTGATGGTGAGCGCTCGCTCCTCCCTGCCTCGCGCATCAGCCATCAAGGCCCTGGACGTCTACTTCTGGATCTGCTACGTCTTTGTGTTCGCTGCACTCATCGAGTACGCCTTCGCTCATTACAATGCCGACTACAGACTGAAAGAGAAAGCCAAGGTGAAGGCGAGCAAGCTCGGCTCTGAG TCCATTGTGAAGAACGGCAAGCAGGCCATGGTTCTGTTCTCCCTGTCTGTCACCGGTATGAACCAAGGGGTGGTCATTTCCAACCGCCATAACCGTGCACAGCGTTCCAGCAGCGAGATCCCCGGGGAGGCTGTCTCAGAGGAATCCGAATCCAGTAGGCGGTCCAGACagatgagagagagcgaggaggagaagaagaagtgtTGCTCCAAGTGCGTTTGTAAGCCCATCGACGCCGACACCATTGACATCTACGCCAGGGCCGTGTTTCCTTTCACCTTCGCCGTGGTGAATGTCATCTACTGGGTGGCGTATACAATgtaa